The Camelus dromedarius isolate mCamDro1 chromosome 19, mCamDro1.pat, whole genome shotgun sequence genome segment aaaaaaaggggagcCTAGTATTATAGAACAGGACAAATGGCAACAGGTTAGCACCTGTGCAGTTTCTGGGAAGAAACATGGACATTTTGGAGCCTAAGTGGCCCCTTATCCCTAATATCTCTGTGACCTCCAGTGTAGTTGCAACTTCATCCTGGTCCCTGTGACCGTGAGGAGGTGGTGGGAGTCATCTCTTCATGAGGCTCTGGGCACCAAGCTGTAGTGAGGAGCAGCTCCCTGGGCCCCTCCGTGTCTGCTTAGGTTGTATGTTCTGTCACTGGGAGCTGTGACTATTTGCTTGGGGTATCTGCAGGTCAGTGGAGCTGTTCCTCAAAGGAGCATGGGGTTTTTCTACTCTTCAGCTCACCTTCAGATATCCTGATAGGACCCCCTTAGAGTCACTGGAGAGGAAGGTCACTGTGGGATTGGGGGCTTGATATCACTGTGTACTTCCCTCTCTTTCCTACTTCCCAAGGAAGGTAGAGATTAAAAGTTTTGCTGACCTACCCATCTCCTCCCCCCTACCCCCAGGCCTATGAGCTGTCCACGCTGACAGGGACACAGGTGCTGTTGCTGGTGGCCAGTGAGACAGGCCATGTGTATACCTTTGCCACCCGCAAACTGCAGCCCATGATCACCAGTGAGACTGGCAAGGCACTGATTCAGACCTGCCTCAACTCGCCAGACTCTCCGCCCCGCTCAGACCCCACCACAGACCAGAGAATGAGTGCCACGGGCTTTGAAGAGACAGACCTCACCTACCAGGTGTCGGAGTCCGACAGCAGTGGGGAGACCAAGGTATGTTTGGGTCCTCTAtctaaggggaaggaaggggagggacttgaccggcagagagaggagggggggtctctctctttctccctcacccAGGACAGGTGGATAGGTGCCCCGTGATGGAGTCGGTTTAGTGCCCCACATCCTAGGGTACAGGTGTCCATCCTCGCTATCCTGACAGGAGGCCGGCCCCCTAGATAAGCGGGCGGCCTCCGTGCCCATATAAGGCCGGCTCCGGCTCCACGCCGGCCTCCCGCCTGCAGCCCGCCTGCCTGGCAGGGCCCTTGCATTCCTCCCGCCAGCTGTCTCCCCGCTGGGGGCGGGGGCATCGCTtagccctgccctcctggccgGCTGGGTCGCTGGGGAGTAGGAAGGGAGCACTCATGGGTTCCAGGGTTCTGGGGAGCCAGCTCTGTCAGCAGGCAGGCTGGCTGACTGGGCTGGAGACTATCTTACTAGCCAGCCGCCTACCTCTTCAGGATGTCCGGGCCTGCGCACGTTAGGGAGTTTATTCGCCAGGCTGCTAGGGATGCCGGCCCTGGTTACGcctcccccttccttttcccGGTAAGGAGAGGGGGCGGGGCTTCCTCCCTTGCTGCTCTGGGGAGCTCCACCTTCCGGGTGGCCCTTTTAACTGACCAATCCGAGGAAGCGGCACTGTTTGCCTTAGCAACGCGTCCGCCAATCAGGGGCTTCGAGCTCCGCTGCTTAGCAAACATCCCGCGCTGACCCACCGCAGTATTTGAGCCCCCTCAGTTCCCTGGGCTTGGTTCTCGGCTCAGCTCGTGGCTTCTTCCGTCCCCTTCTAAGAACAAAGGCTCCCTGAAGGGAGAGTCAGTGCTCTAGGCTCCCTACTGTCTTAGTGGTATAGcatcagaaataattttcaaactCTTAGCAGTAGGGTTCATTTATTCCCAGGAaattttgctgaatgaataaattccttTGGTAGTTTAAATCTTAAGTATTCGGCATAAAGTGCTTCCTTGCCAAACCCCCAAGATTGCTCTCAAACATTAAGCTTCCTGAAAAATTGTCAGTCCCTATCTCAGAAGCCTGGCAAATCAGAGCTGGAAGGACCCTTTTTAAAAGACCAGCCCCCTCatgtttacagaagaggaaaactgaggctcagaaagaggaAGTAATTTTCCAAGAAAGTCACACAGATTGGCACTGCTAGAGCTGGGAACAGATCCTGAGTGTCCTGATCCCCAGTTAATGTGATTGCCACAGTTCATTGGGGCAGAGAACTCAGGGAATTATGATGGTGACATTATTATTGCCCTTtttatgagccaggcactgttctaagtgctttaccaTATGATAACctacttaatcttcacaacactTACAGGGTAGGTATTATcctttcacagacagaaaactgtaaagaaaaagcAGCTCAGCAGCTCAGTAACTTAGTAACTTGCCTGAGGGTCAGGCTCCAGGTAAATGGTGGACCTGGGATTTGATCCCAAGCACAGTGGTTCCATTCTGGGCCATCAATCTACACAGAACACCTGCAGGGGCAGGGTCTGGTAGAGGCTCACCACTCCATCTTTACTCTGGGTGTAGGATACACTGAAACCGGCGTTTACCGTCACCAACCTGCCGGGTACCACCTCCACCATCCAGACAGCACCCAGCACCTCTACCACCATGCAAGTCAGCAGCGGCCCCTCCTTCCCCATCACCAACTACCTGGCACCGGTGTCTGCTAGCGTCAGCCCCAGTGCTGTCAGCAGTGCCAACGGGACTGTGCTGAAGAGTACAGGCAGTGGCCCCGTTTCCTCTGGGGGCCTCATGCAGCTGCCTACCAGCTTCACCCTCATGCCTGGTGAGTCACAAGGGGCAAATTGAGCATGCTAAGAGTGGGTTTAGGGCTGGCACAAGAACCTCTTTCCCTACTCAGAAGGAAGGTGAACTAGGGCCAGAGCCTGAGAGAAGACTCTTATGTCCCATTGCCAGGCATGCCCTCCCCACTGCGACCCCAACTGTCCTTGTCAGTAAGTTTCAGCCATACACTCTGGCCTTGTCTAGCAAGCCTAGCCCTGTGCCCTCCTTGCCACAGGGACAGTAGACATCCTACCACCTCCCTACCTTGACTGGGGGGCAGATCATGTCCTTGATGGGTCAGTGCCTGCTCCTGTGTCAACCAAAGACAGtagaggcagggcctggggagggaggaggggggaagggCAAGAGCAGAGTGTGGAAGCCCCTGGAGACACAATTCTGGACATGAAGGCACCCAGGAAAGATAGTGATGGGAGTCGGGGACAGAGTGCCAGACCCTGGGTCTGGGGGTGTTTGAGGGTGCTTGGTGGTGCAGGTGGTGGCTGGGTAGGACAGAGCACGAGTAAGTCTCTGTGTCTCATAGGTGGGGCAGTGGCCCAGCAGGTCCCAGTGCAGGCCATTCAGGTGCACCAGGCCCCACAGCAAGCGTCTCCCTCTCGCGACAGCAGCACAGACCTCACGCAGACCTCCTCCAGCGGGACAGGTATAGCTCAAAGCTTTGTcacctccctgctctgcctccttcaTGAGGCCTAACAGCAGGTGCCCAGCAGTATCCGTCCTATAACTAAGGTCAGAGAATTTCTGAATGTGGACACTGAGGCTTTGGGGTTAACCCTTACTCTAATCCTTACAATAAAGTCAGGTAAGGATGGCTGGGTTTTGAATCCTGCCCTGCAGTAGGGCTGTGGTTTTCAGGAAGAAATTAGAGACCATTGACCCTACATTCTTCCTTACTCAGCTGAGAAGTCTGAGGCCCAGAAAGAAGGTATTTGCCCAGAGACACACATTTGCTCAATTACCAGGGAGACTTTACAGAGCAGTTGTCTCCTTATGAAAGGGCGTCTTAGGTTTTGAGTAACCATAATTCCCCTCTGTGTCTCTAGTCATTTCAGGAATGATGAgacacttcaaaataaaattacttttaagttcTTGTTGTTTACAACCTTGTTACACAAAGTGTGGTCTATGGAAGGAAGACCAGCATCATCCCAGCACCACCCCagtgtcacctgggagcttgaTGGAAATGTGGACTCTAAAGCCTCACCCcacacctactgaatcagaatctgtattttaacaagatcccctgGTGACTGTATGCACATTAACACTTGAGAAGTGCTTGTTTAAAAGGTGAATTTGTCAGCCATATgttgaggaagaggaaagaagagtgagaacaaatgaaaaaatgggATGAAGGAGCTCTCTAAAAGAAGAGCATCTGAGTTTCCTTGGGTAGGGTCAGACATTGTAATCTTTGTTTTTTCCCAGGGCCTTGGGGTCTTGGAAGAGAACAGGTAGATAATCAAATAGTACGATGTGAGAGGATACACTTAAAGGTTGGCGCTGTTGTGTTCAAGAAGAAATAGGGCTTTTCTTAGTCTATGACGGGGAACACAGCAATGGGAAATGGCAAGAGAGCTCTGGAGGCCTGGAGTTCCCGGGGGTGGGACGCGGGTTATCAGTAGGGACCAGTGCCCACCTCCCTGACGTGTGTCTGTGTTTGCCAGTGACATTGCCCGCCACCATCATGACGTCATCCGTGCCCACGACTGTGGGTGGCCACATGATGTACCCTAGCCCCCATGCGGTGATGTATGCACCCACCTCGGGCCTGGCTGATGGCAGCCTCACCGTGCTCAATGCCTTCTCCCAGGCACCGTCCACCATGCAGGTGTCCCACAGCCAGGTCCAGGAGCAAGGTGAGTTGGGGGGGCAGGGCTGAAGAAAGGAGGACCATTTCctcctttacacacacacatactcaaatACTCTGCACAACTCAGatgtgcacactcacacacacacaaactagaTGCTcacacgtatacatacatgtacacacacaccgaggcttacacacacattgcAACACCCATCTTGTCCACTCGGACACTCATGCACACTGGAActcacactcacatgcacactaAGACACATTTGGACACTCACTCTTGGGCATTTTATCTGAGACTCACTTGGTCACTTAAAGCCTTTATCACCACTCCTCCAATATCTGGAAGTTTCTCTTGAGCAATCGATTTGAGTTTCTCCTGTTGTGTGCTAACACAGGTGGCGTCCCCCAGGTGTTCCTGACAGCGCCATCTGGGACAGTGCAGATCCCTGTCTCTGCAGTTCAGCTTCACCAGGTAGGTGGGGGCCACCTTTCACCCAATCCCAGAtggccagcccagccccttcATCTTGACCTTGGGGATTCCATTACTGGGTGGTCCAAGCCAAGATCCTTAGCTGGGAGGCCTATCCATTTTCCTGATGGGCCTTTGGTGGGGGGGCAGGCAGGCCGGCAAGCAGggggcagccccccaccccctcctgacacacccccttccctccagATGGCGGTGATCGGGCAGCAGGCCGGGAGCAGCAGCAACCTCACCGAATTACAGGTGGTGAACCTGGACGCCGCCCACAGCACCAAGAGTGACTGATCCGCCCTGCCGCCCTGGACAGATGGCCCGAGGGACGGCACCACTTATTTATTGTTgccttttcacattttctttacacACATGTTGATGGGccgcaggagggaggcagggaggagcagtGGGCAGCCACAGGACTGAGCCCTCTCACTCCAGCCAAAGAAACAGGCCAGCCTGCCCTCCACCCcgtcctccctcagcctcccctccTTCTCGCTCCACCTCCCGTTTCTGTTGATGGTGGGGCTGTCCTCCCTCCTCAGACTCCTCTTGCCAGCTTGGCTCCGTGTTTGCCATGAGTATTAGCTTACCCGTGGGACCGTGCTCCCCTTCCCAGACACAGGCCTCTGTGGGACTAGGCACTGTGTCCCCCCTGAGGAAGCAGTTGGggtcctctccccagcctccttgCTGACCCCACGTCAGCACTGTCTGCCACAGGCTGGGTCGAAAGAGCCCTACCCCTGCCCCTCAGGGAGCCAGCTGGGGAGATGTGGTGTCTTCCCTTAAGTGGCACCTGTTGCCCTTGCAGCTCCTGAGCAGCGGGGCCTGTGCATGAAGCAGGGTCCTGGGGCCACCTGCCCTTCCCTGCTGCTCCCCGGGAACTCCAGGGGCTGCTGGGTTGGAGGGAACCGCCAGTGTTCCCTCTCCCCTGTCttcccccctctcctcccagctgctTTACTTAAAGTtgattttgaactttttatttgAGGAGACGAAGTGAAAacaaatctataaatatatatttttaaaatatttaacttttttttatggcGTTTTTCTCGTCCCCCTCCCTGCCCGAGCTCCCCttccctggggagccctggggctCCCCAGAACTGGCTGGGCCTCTGGGGACAGAGCTACCCCACGAGCTCGGGGCCCGCCAGTGTGGGGGGGAGATTCTGGGATTGCCCGGtcctgggttgtttccaggagAGAACCGGGGGAGGGGCCCTCAGGCCATGCCCCaacggggtggggagggtgaccCACAGCCCTGGGCCTCTTTTCGCCCTTCAAGGCTGTGCTagggagtgggaagagggagaccaaatgtgggggtggggggagggtttcAGAGGCAACTGACTTCATTTGTGCCACACGCATGGGCATTGCAGCCTTGTGCTCCCCCAGGCCTGCAGCTGCCTGGGGCCCAAGTTGCAGTGAGCAGGGTGGGGTCTGGGAGGGGGTGAGAGGCAGGAATGGGGGCAGAAGAAATGGGAGCAGCTTTTGGGCTGAGTGCAGCGATAGGGGAGCCAGAAATGGCAGCTCTCCCAGGGAGTGAGCAGCtactgtaactttttaaaattaagacaaaaagcCTTGaagaaaatgactttatttttctaagtgtaaCCTCAGTATTTATGTAATTTGTACAGGGGCCGTGCCCCACCCCCTCTGCCCACTTTGGAGTAGACCTTGAGGGTGGGCCAACATAGGGAGAGGGTCCCTGTGTCAGAGCCTACTTTCACCACCTGTATCCAGAGAGGGAGCTGTTTCAGAACAGGGCAGCTGTGGGGTGGAGTTTAATTAGCCCCTTAGGACTGCCTTCAGTAGGAACAAGCCTGCTTCTGTGATTAGGTGAAGGGGTGGGGGAAGTTTTTACGCAGAGCCTAGCTATCAAGGGGATGATTTGCCAACATGTTTGAGAACCTCCGAATCTCTAACCCCCATTGCTGTCTTGCCCCAACTTGGGGTGCCAAGATGGAAGTCAAGTCATCTTTCTGGCTTTCTCCTGGAGATAGCTGGGGGCTTATGGGTGGCTTACAAGATTGGGGCATGGCAAATCAGGGGCCAGAGAGTGGGGGAGCTTGGGACTCAGGTCTGTAACTGCCCagcccctttctctgctcttGTTTCACTCCACCATCACTCactcactccccactcccccacccagGGGAGGAGACCTTGATGaattcctcctctccttcccacaaAAGACAGACCCAGTGAGTGAGTCAGGCGAAGTGCTTATAAGGTGTGTTGTGTGAGCGTGCCCTTGGGAGAACATGCGTGCGTCAGGAATGAGGTGGCATTTATATGCGCAGCAACCCTTGGTGTTTCCCTTCCTTGGTggctctggggtgtgtgtgtgtgtgtgtgtgcgcgcgcgcgcgcgcttgAGCGCGCGCGTGCctgagtgaatgtgtgtgtgtgtgtgaatgtggggTGTGTATGTTAGTGGTTTCTACTTCCCCTGGGATGCTGACCCAGGAATAGTGGACATGGTCACAGTCCTATGTA includes the following:
- the SRF gene encoding serum response factor isoform X1, with product MLPSQAGAAAALGRGSALGGSLNRTPTGRPGSGGGGGGGTRGANGGRVPGNGAGLGPGRLEREAAAAATTTPAPTAGALYSGSEGDSESGEEEELGAERRGLKRSLSEMELGVVVGGPEAAAAATGGYGPVSGAVSGAKPGKKTRGRVKIKMEFIDNKLRRYTTFSKRKTGIMKKAYELSTLTGTQVLLLVASETGHVYTFATRKLQPMITSETGKALIQTCLNSPDSPPRSDPTTDQRMSATGFEETDLTYQVSESDSSGETKDTLKPAFTVTNLPGTTSTIQTAPSTSTTMQVSSGPSFPITNYLAPVSASVSPSAVSSANGTVLKSTGSGPVSSGGLMQLPTSFTLMPGGAVAQQVPVQAIQVHQAPQQASPSRDSSTDLTQTSSSGTVTLPATIMTSSVPTTVGGHMMYPSPHAVMYAPTSGLADGSLTVLNAFSQAPSTMQVSHSQVQEQGGVPQVFLTAPSGTVQIPVSAVQLHQMAVIGQQAGSSSNLTELQVVNLDAAHSTKSD
- the SRF gene encoding serum response factor isoform X2, with amino-acid sequence MLPSQAGAAAALGRGSALGGSLNRTPTGRPGSGGGGGGGTRGANGGRVPGNGAGLGPGRLEREAAAAATTTPAPTAGALYSGSEGDSESGEEEELGAERRGLKRSLSEMELGVVVGGPEAAAAATGGYGPVSGAVSGAKPGKKTRGRVKIKMEFIDNKLRRYTTFSKRKTGIMKKAYELSTLTGTQVLLLVASETGHVYTFATRKLQPMITSETGKALIQTCLNSPDSPPRSDPTTDQRMSATGFEETDLTYQVSESDSSGETKDTLKPAFTVTNLPGTTSTIQTAPSTSTTMQVSSGPSFPITNYLAPVSASVSPSAVSSANGTVLKSTGSGPVSSGGLMQLPTSFTLMPVTLPATIMTSSVPTTVGGHMMYPSPHAVMYAPTSGLADGSLTVLNAFSQAPSTMQVSHSQVQEQGGVPQVFLTAPSGTVQIPVSAVQLHQMAVIGQQAGSSSNLTELQVVNLDAAHSTKSD